A genomic region of Pseudoxanthomonas suwonensis contains the following coding sequences:
- a CDS encoding pyridoxal phosphate-dependent aminotransferase, whose translation MPLPTPQTKLPKVGTTIFTVMSQLAAEHGAVNLGQGFPDFAVPQRLVDELDVAMRAGHNQYAPMTGVPVLRQAIAGKALRCYGATVDPDAEVTVTSGATEAIFNAIHCVVRPGEEVIVLDPAYDCYEPAIDLAGARAVHVPLDPWTFAVDWDRVRAVITPRTRLLMINSPHNPSGAMLSADDMRALADLLRGTGIYLVSDEVYEHIVFDGRRHESVLRWPELRERAFVVSSFGKTYHCTGWKVGYAIAPPALTQEFRKVHQYNVFCTFAPAQHAFAAMIRDEPEHDEQLGAFYQAKRDRFREQLSGTRLKPLPVPGGYFQLVDYSAVSDLPDHEFAKWLTVEKGVAAIPLSPFYENPPPGQRLARLCFAKNEATLDAAIERLRAL comes from the coding sequence ATGCCGCTGCCGACCCCGCAGACCAAGCTGCCCAAGGTGGGCACCACCATCTTCACCGTGATGTCGCAGCTGGCCGCCGAGCACGGCGCGGTGAACCTGGGACAGGGCTTCCCCGACTTCGCGGTGCCGCAGCGTCTGGTCGACGAGCTCGACGTGGCCATGCGCGCCGGCCACAACCAGTACGCGCCGATGACCGGCGTGCCGGTGCTGCGCCAGGCTATCGCCGGCAAGGCGCTGCGCTGCTACGGCGCCACCGTCGATCCGGATGCCGAGGTCACGGTGACCAGCGGCGCCACCGAGGCGATCTTCAACGCGATCCATTGCGTGGTGCGCCCGGGCGAGGAAGTGATCGTGCTCGACCCGGCCTACGACTGCTACGAGCCGGCGATCGACCTGGCCGGCGCGCGCGCAGTGCACGTGCCGCTGGACCCGTGGACCTTCGCGGTGGACTGGGACCGGGTGCGGGCGGTGATCACGCCGCGTACCCGCCTGCTGATGATCAACAGCCCGCACAACCCGTCCGGGGCGATGCTGTCGGCCGACGACATGCGCGCGCTGGCCGATCTCCTGCGCGGCACCGGTATCTACCTGGTCTCGGACGAGGTCTACGAGCACATCGTGTTCGACGGCCGCCGCCACGAATCGGTGCTGCGCTGGCCGGAGCTGCGCGAGCGCGCCTTCGTCGTCTCCAGCTTCGGCAAGACCTACCACTGCACCGGCTGGAAGGTCGGCTACGCGATCGCGCCGCCGGCCTTGACCCAGGAATTCCGCAAGGTCCACCAGTACAACGTGTTCTGCACCTTCGCCCCGGCCCAGCACGCGTTCGCGGCGATGATCCGCGACGAACCCGAGCACGACGAGCAACTCGGCGCCTTCTACCAGGCCAAGCGCGACCGCTTCCGCGAACAGCTGTCGGGCACCCGGCTCAAGCCGCTGCCGGTGCCGGGCGGCTATTTCCAGCTGGTGGACTATTCGGCGGTGAGCGACCTGCCGGATCACGAATTCGCGAAATGGCTGACCGTGGAGAAGGGCGTGGCCGCGATCCCGCTGTCGCCGTTTTACGAAAATCCGCCGCCGGGCCAGCGCCTGGCGCGGCTGTGCTTCGCCAAGAACGAGGCCACGCTGGACGCGGCGATCGAGCGGCTGCGGGCGCTGTGA
- the ccmB gene encoding heme exporter protein CcmB, translating to MSATPSLLQAARALLLRDLRLVWRRRGDALQPALFALLVVVMFALALGGGRQVLRDFVAPYAVWVAVLLAGLLSLDSLFRGDAEDGSLEQWILAPVPLAWLVAVRTFGHWLTTAVPLLLVVPVLGEFLYLPRAQLPLLMLTLLLGTPVLSLLGAVVAALTVGLKRSGILVALLALPLYVPVLVFGAGSVAAAAQGLDPTGALLLMAAMLVASAALAPLAAAAAIRIAQG from the coding sequence ATGAGCGCCACGCCTTCCCTGCTCCAGGCCGCCCGCGCCCTGCTCCTGCGCGATCTGCGCCTGGTCTGGCGCCGGCGCGGCGACGCGCTGCAGCCCGCGCTGTTCGCGCTCCTGGTGGTGGTGATGTTCGCCTTGGCGCTGGGCGGCGGGCGCCAGGTGCTGCGCGATTTCGTCGCCCCCTACGCGGTCTGGGTGGCGGTGCTGCTGGCCGGCCTGCTGTCGCTGGACAGCCTGTTTCGTGGCGACGCCGAGGATGGCTCGCTGGAGCAATGGATCCTGGCGCCGGTACCGTTGGCCTGGCTGGTGGCGGTGCGCACGTTCGGCCACTGGCTGACCACCGCGGTGCCGCTGCTGCTGGTGGTGCCGGTGCTGGGCGAGTTCCTGTACCTGCCGCGGGCGCAGCTGCCACTGCTGATGCTGACCCTGCTGCTGGGCACGCCGGTGCTGAGCCTGCTCGGCGCGGTGGTGGCGGCGCTGACCGTGGGCCTGAAGCGCTCCGGCATCCTGGTGGCGCTGCTGGCGCTGCCGCTGTACGTGCCGGTGCTGGTGTTCGGCGCCGGCAGCGTGGCAGCCGCCGCGCAGGGGTTGGACCCGACCGGGGCGCTGCTGCTGATGGCGGCGATGCTGGTGGCGTCGGCGGCGCTGGCGCCGCTGGCGGCGGCCGCGGCGATCCGGATCGCGCAGGGTTGA
- the ccmD gene encoding heme exporter protein CcmD codes for MSYLPYVIGAYAVFVLVFLWDFLAPRLQVRRELRAARLRARRERKPADPAVELSR; via the coding sequence ATGAGCTACCTGCCCTACGTGATCGGCGCCTACGCGGTGTTCGTGCTGGTCTTCCTGTGGGATTTCCTCGCCCCGCGCCTGCAGGTGCGGCGCGAACTGCGTGCCGCGCGCCTGCGCGCGCGCCGCGAACGCAAGCCGGCCGACCCGGCCGTGGAACTGAGCCGATGA
- a CDS encoding heme ABC transporter permease, with amino-acid sequence MNPVIRWFHLLGSPPYFDRFAARWAPWCWLAAVLVMGVGLWQALFVVPADYQQGDSARILYIHVPAAWMSLFVFALMALYAAIALVWRIKLCEILAMACAPIGAAFTVITLATGSIWGKPMWGTWWDWDPRLTTELILLFLYLGVIGLYHAGDDRRASARAAGLLAIVGVALLPIIRYSVEWWDSLHQGQTIRVFGQSSLDPSMMAPLWWMVIGTKFWFAGSLLARARADNLRRESGKDWVRKLAEDAA; translated from the coding sequence ATGAACCCGGTGATCCGCTGGTTCCACCTCCTCGGCTCGCCGCCGTACTTCGACCGCTTCGCCGCGCGCTGGGCGCCGTGGTGCTGGCTGGCAGCGGTCCTGGTGATGGGCGTGGGCCTGTGGCAGGCGCTGTTCGTGGTCCCGGCCGACTACCAGCAGGGCGACAGCGCGCGGATCCTCTACATCCACGTGCCGGCGGCCTGGATGAGCCTGTTCGTGTTCGCGCTGATGGCGCTGTACGCGGCCATCGCCCTGGTCTGGCGGATCAAGCTGTGCGAGATCCTGGCCATGGCCTGCGCGCCGATCGGCGCGGCCTTCACCGTCATCACCCTGGCCACCGGCTCGATCTGGGGCAAGCCGATGTGGGGCACCTGGTGGGACTGGGATCCGCGCCTGACCACCGAGCTGATCCTGCTGTTCCTGTACCTGGGCGTGATCGGCCTGTACCACGCCGGCGACGACCGCCGCGCCTCGGCGCGCGCCGCCGGGCTGCTGGCGATCGTCGGCGTGGCCCTGCTGCCGATCATCCGCTACTCGGTGGAATGGTGGGACTCGCTGCACCAGGGCCAGACCATCCGCGTGTTCGGCCAGTCCAGCCTGGACCCGAGCATGATGGCGCCGCTGTGGTGGATGGTGATCGGCACCAAGTTCTGGTTCGCCGGCTCGCTGCTGGCGCGCGCGCGCGCCGACAACCTGCGCCGCGAGTCCGGCAAGGACTGGGTGCGCAAGCTGGCCGAGGACGCCGCATGA
- a CDS encoding cytochrome c-type biogenesis protein yields MSGLRAAACALLLALLPGIGGVRAQPAGDAAPLVFESAAEEKRFHALTAELRCVMCQNQSLADSNAQIAQDMRREVLALVRQGKTDAEVKRFLVERYGEFVLYRPEVASHTWLLWFGPGLVLLGGAALVWLVVRRRASTVPAARDDDTGEQEW; encoded by the coding sequence ATGAGCGGCCTGCGCGCGGCGGCCTGCGCCCTGCTGCTGGCCCTGCTGCCGGGCATCGGTGGCGTGCGCGCGCAGCCGGCTGGCGACGCCGCACCACTGGTGTTCGAGAGCGCCGCCGAGGAGAAGCGCTTCCACGCCCTCACCGCCGAGCTGCGCTGCGTGATGTGCCAGAACCAGTCGCTGGCCGACTCCAATGCGCAGATCGCCCAGGACATGCGCCGCGAGGTGCTGGCGCTGGTGCGCCAGGGCAAGACCGACGCCGAGGTCAAGCGGTTCCTGGTCGAGCGCTACGGCGAGTTCGTGCTGTACCGGCCCGAGGTCGCCTCGCACACCTGGCTGCTGTGGTTCGGTCCCGGCCTGGTGCTGCTGGGCGGCGCCGCGCTGGTCTGGCTGGTCGTGCGCCGCCGCGCGTCGACCGTGCCCGCCGCGCGCGACGACGACACCGGGGAGCAGGAATGGTGA
- the ccmE gene encoding cytochrome c maturation protein CcmE: MNPTRRRRLLFVALLVLASAAATALVAMALQRNVAYLYTPAEVLRGDAGAQVVSGQARFRLGGMVEKDSFARAPGSMDAHFRVTDGDAQLPVVYTGILPDLFREGQAVVATGRMENGVFVAENVLAKHDENYMPKEVADKMGIAHQKHEVQVPATTEAAP; this comes from the coding sequence ATGAACCCGACCCGTCGCCGCCGCCTGCTGTTCGTGGCCCTGCTGGTGCTGGCCTCCGCGGCGGCCACCGCGCTGGTGGCCATGGCCCTGCAGCGCAACGTCGCCTACCTGTACACCCCGGCCGAGGTGCTGCGCGGCGACGCCGGCGCCCAAGTTGTTTCAGGGCAGGCCCGCTTCCGCCTCGGCGGCATGGTCGAGAAGGACTCGTTCGCGCGCGCGCCCGGTTCGATGGACGCGCACTTCCGGGTCACCGACGGCGATGCCCAGCTGCCGGTGGTCTATACCGGGATCCTCCCGGACCTGTTCCGCGAGGGCCAGGCGGTGGTCGCCACCGGGCGCATGGAGAACGGCGTGTTCGTCGCCGAGAACGTGCTGGCCAAGCACGACGAGAACTACATGCCCAAGGAAGTGGCCGACAAGATGGGCATCGCGCACCAGAAGCACGAGGTGCAGGTGCCGGCGACGACGGAGGCCGCGCCTTGA
- a CDS encoding DsbE family thiol:disulfide interchange protein, whose product MNVPHDGGAPGDPIQSRQGLPVVAVVIGALFFIGLLGLMLYGVMRSGDADRDVLPSALIGKPAPEFVLPILHDPSVQVAAADLRGAPYVLNVWGSWCAACRDEHPVLTKFAETRRVRVVGYNWKDEPEDALRWLEQFGNPFFVVLADRDGRYALDWGVAGAPETFLVDGGGIVRWKHTGPLTEDVVRTQLLPALEQVERAR is encoded by the coding sequence ATGAACGTACCGCACGACGGCGGAGCGCCCGGCGATCCGATTCAGAGCCGGCAGGGCCTGCCCGTGGTCGCCGTGGTCATCGGCGCCCTGTTCTTCATCGGCCTGCTCGGACTGATGCTGTACGGGGTGATGCGCTCGGGCGACGCCGACCGCGACGTGCTGCCCTCGGCGCTGATCGGCAAGCCGGCGCCGGAATTCGTGCTGCCGATCCTGCACGATCCGTCGGTCCAGGTCGCCGCTGCCGACCTGCGCGGCGCGCCCTACGTGCTCAACGTCTGGGGCAGCTGGTGCGCGGCCTGCCGCGACGAGCACCCGGTGTTGACGAAATTCGCCGAGACCCGCCGCGTGCGCGTGGTCGGCTACAACTGGAAGGACGAACCGGAGGACGCGCTGCGCTGGCTCGAGCAGTTCGGCAACCCGTTCTTCGTGGTGCTGGCCGACCGCGACGGCCGCTACGCGCTGGACTGGGGCGTGGCCGGCGCGCCGGAGACCTTCCTGGTCGACGGCGGCGGCATCGTCCGCTGGAAGCACACCGGTCCGCTGACCGAGGACGTGGTCCGCACCCAGCTGCTGCCGGCGCTGGAACAGGTGGAGCGGGCGCGATGA
- a CDS encoding DUF3293 domain-containing protein, producing the protein MAQNSIPSGAPSTQALLEAYLAAVYRVELDDGTTLPLHVGQPAPAALERAMPATAWTLVTAWNPQSVPRSGAANDAADAMLRAELDALGLAKLRAGGGSDDGDWEERGWLVAGLDAAAADALARRYGQAGILHWAQGQPVRLRMYRPRPGGDATPHVDWPLL; encoded by the coding sequence ATGGCGCAAAACAGCATTCCCTCCGGCGCACCTTCGACCCAGGCGCTGCTCGAGGCCTACCTGGCCGCGGTCTACCGGGTGGAGCTGGACGACGGCACGACGCTGCCGCTGCATGTCGGCCAGCCGGCGCCGGCCGCGCTAGAACGGGCGATGCCGGCGACGGCATGGACGCTGGTCACCGCGTGGAATCCGCAATCGGTGCCGCGTTCGGGAGCGGCCAACGACGCCGCCGACGCCATGCTGCGGGCCGAGCTGGATGCGCTGGGACTGGCGAAGCTGCGCGCCGGCGGCGGCAGCGACGATGGCGACTGGGAGGAACGCGGCTGGCTGGTGGCCGGGCTGGACGCCGCCGCGGCCGACGCCCTCGCCCGCCGCTACGGCCAGGCCGGCATCCTGCACTGGGCGCAGGGCCAGCCGGTGCGGCTGCGCATGTACCGCCCGCGGCCGGGCGGAGACGCCACTCCGCACGTCGACTGGCCGTTGTTGTAG
- a CDS encoding heme lyase CcmF/NrfE family subunit: MLPELGQVLLALALLVAMLQTVLPLAGAQRGNAAWMAVARPTAYAQLLLLAGAFAILTWAFVVQDFSVKYVAENSNTLLPMMYRYSAVWGAHEGSLLLWALVLALWTGAVARFSRALPAPVVARVLGVMGVVAVGFIAFLIFTSNPFTRLLPAPLEGRDLNPLLQDPGLIIHPPMLYFGYVGFAVPFAFAIAALLDGRMDARWLRWTRPWTNVAWAFLTLGIALGSWWAYYELGWGGWWFWDPVENASFMPWLAGAALIHSQAVTEKRGSFGGWTLLLAIAAFSLSLLGTFLVRSGVLTSVHAFAADPSRGLFILVFLSAVVGASLLLFALRAGRLAPGAGFQPASRETLLLLNNLLLASACAMVLLGTLYPLLADALDMGKISVGPPYFGLLFFVLMAPLVALVPFGPLTRWQRDQPSRVLALLLPWLGVALGLGVAAYFTAPQGAWKTALGVAGAAWVGFGTLRFVWERLRNGGRLTAEMWGMTLAHLGIGVFLAGALLVEAQNVQREVALKPGQSLQVGRYVFEFQGVDQIQGPNYLADRGHVQVLRNGRELALLHPEKRAYASGGQVMTEAGIRPGLTGDVYVALGEALGDDAWAVRVHLKPFVRWIWAGALLMALGGLVAAADRRFRRLPQETSP, from the coding sequence ATGCTGCCTGAATTGGGCCAGGTCCTGCTGGCCCTGGCGCTGCTGGTGGCCATGCTGCAGACCGTTCTGCCGCTGGCCGGCGCACAGCGCGGCAACGCCGCATGGATGGCGGTTGCCCGACCGACCGCCTATGCCCAGCTGCTGCTGCTGGCCGGCGCGTTCGCGATCCTGACCTGGGCCTTCGTGGTCCAGGATTTCTCGGTCAAGTACGTGGCCGAGAACTCCAACACGCTGCTGCCGATGATGTACCGGTACTCGGCGGTGTGGGGCGCGCACGAGGGGTCGCTGCTGCTGTGGGCGCTGGTGCTGGCCCTGTGGACCGGCGCGGTGGCCCGGTTCTCGCGCGCGCTGCCGGCGCCGGTGGTGGCGCGCGTGCTCGGGGTGATGGGCGTGGTTGCGGTCGGCTTCATCGCCTTCCTGATCTTCACCTCCAATCCGTTCACCCGCCTGCTGCCGGCGCCGCTCGAGGGCCGCGACCTCAACCCGCTGCTGCAGGACCCGGGCCTGATCATCCATCCGCCGATGCTGTACTTCGGCTACGTCGGCTTCGCCGTACCGTTCGCCTTCGCCATCGCCGCGCTGCTGGACGGGCGCATGGACGCGCGCTGGCTGCGCTGGACCCGGCCCTGGACGAACGTGGCCTGGGCGTTCCTGACCCTGGGCATCGCTCTGGGCAGCTGGTGGGCCTACTACGAGCTGGGCTGGGGCGGCTGGTGGTTCTGGGACCCGGTGGAGAACGCCAGCTTCATGCCGTGGCTGGCCGGCGCGGCGCTGATCCACTCGCAGGCGGTCACCGAGAAGCGCGGCAGCTTCGGCGGCTGGACCCTGCTGCTGGCCATCGCCGCGTTCTCGCTGTCGCTGCTGGGCACCTTCCTGGTCCGCTCGGGCGTGCTGACCAGCGTGCACGCCTTCGCCGCCGATCCCTCGCGCGGCCTGTTCATCCTGGTGTTCCTGTCGGCCGTGGTCGGCGCCTCGCTGCTGCTGTTCGCGCTGCGCGCCGGGCGGCTGGCGCCGGGCGCCGGCTTTCAGCCGGCCTCGCGCGAGACCCTGCTGCTGCTCAACAACCTGCTGCTGGCCAGCGCCTGCGCGATGGTCCTGCTCGGCACCCTGTACCCGCTGCTGGCCGACGCGCTGGACATGGGCAAGATCTCGGTCGGCCCGCCCTACTTCGGCCTGCTGTTCTTCGTGCTGATGGCGCCGCTGGTGGCACTGGTGCCATTCGGCCCGCTGACCCGCTGGCAGCGCGACCAGCCCTCGCGGGTACTGGCGCTGCTGCTGCCGTGGCTGGGCGTCGCCCTGGGCCTTGGCGTGGCCGCGTACTTCACCGCGCCGCAGGGTGCGTGGAAGACCGCGCTGGGCGTGGCCGGCGCGGCCTGGGTCGGCTTCGGCACGCTGCGCTTCGTCTGGGAGCGGCTGCGCAACGGCGGGCGCCTGACCGCCGAAATGTGGGGCATGACCCTGGCCCACCTGGGCATCGGCGTGTTCCTGGCCGGCGCGCTGCTGGTGGAGGCGCAGAACGTGCAGCGCGAGGTCGCGCTCAAGCCGGGGCAGTCGCTGCAGGTCGGCCGCTACGTCTTCGAGTTCCAGGGCGTGGACCAGATCCAGGGCCCGAACTACCTGGCCGACCGTGGCCACGTGCAGGTGCTGCGCAACGGCCGCGAGCTGGCGCTGCTGCACCCGGAGAAGCGCGCCTACGCCAGCGGCGGCCAGGTGATGACCGAGGCCGGCATCCGCCCGGGCCTGACCGGCGACGTCTACGTGGCCCTTGGCGAGGCGCTGGGCGACGATGCCTGGGCGGTGCGCGTGCACCTCAAGCCGTTCGTGCGCTGGATCTGGGCCGGAGCGCTGCTGATGGCGCTGGGCGGCCTGGTGGCCGCGGCCGACCGCCGTTTCCGCCGACTCCCGCAGGAGACATCTCCATGA
- the ccmA gene encoding heme ABC exporter ATP-binding protein CcmA yields the protein MTDAAHSPLLAARGLAFARNEEPVFGPLDFAVDAGEALLVQGSNGSGKTTLLRVLAGLLRADSGRVEIDGRPAAPALRAHAIAYLGHLPALKGELSVLENLEFLCGLHGRRPRQLTGDALAIVGLAGYEDAPARQLSAGQKKRVTLARMWLSPAPLWLLDEPYANLDLEGINLVNRMISAHLRDGGAALVTTHGAYAAPPVRTRMLELGAAA from the coding sequence ATGACCGACGCCGCCCATTCCCCGCTGCTGGCCGCCCGTGGCCTGGCGTTCGCCCGCAACGAGGAGCCGGTGTTCGGCCCGCTCGATTTCGCGGTGGACGCCGGCGAGGCGCTGCTGGTCCAGGGCAGCAACGGCTCGGGCAAGACCACCCTGCTGCGGGTGCTGGCCGGGTTGCTGCGCGCGGATTCCGGCCGGGTCGAGATCGACGGCCGCCCCGCCGCGCCAGCCTTGCGCGCGCACGCGATCGCCTACCTCGGCCACCTGCCGGCGCTGAAGGGCGAATTATCGGTGCTGGAGAACCTGGAGTTCCTCTGCGGCCTGCACGGCCGCCGCCCGCGCCAGCTGACGGGCGACGCGCTGGCCATCGTCGGCCTGGCCGGCTACGAGGACGCGCCGGCGCGGCAGCTGTCGGCCGGACAGAAGAAGCGCGTCACCCTGGCGCGGATGTGGCTGTCGCCGGCACCGCTGTGGCTGCTCGACGAGCCCTACGCCAACCTCGACCTGGAAGGCATCAACCTGGTCAACCGGATGATTTCGGCGCACCTGCGCGACGGCGGCGCCGCGCTGGTCACTACCCACGGCGCCTACGCCGCGCCGCCGGTGCGCACGCGCATGCTGGAACTGGGAGCGGCGGCATGA
- a CDS encoding tetratricopeptide repeat protein, producing the protein MVSATAVFAALAAAVTLAVLAWVLWPLRGGRRWPWAGAVLVLAVGVLALYRLVGTPAALQETAGAAPQSLEQAVARLQAELERNPAQPEGWALLARSQAALGDPAAARDAYARAVQLAPDEPALLVDAAEARALADPQRRFDAQAIAWLQRAQELDPAASRATWFLGVAQRQAGEHAEAARTWESLLGSVDAATARSLRVQIDAARADAGLPPLPAGEAAPAAPASANALTVKVSLDPDFAERVRLRGDATVFVIARLPDGPPMPVAVERHALRDLPLQVVLDDADSPMPTQKLSALQEVEVLARVSADGSANRGEGDLESPAVRVALPAAGPVELVIGAGTDPAR; encoded by the coding sequence ATGGTGAGCGCGACCGCCGTCTTCGCCGCGCTCGCCGCCGCCGTCACCCTGGCCGTGCTGGCCTGGGTGCTGTGGCCGTTGCGGGGCGGCCGCCGCTGGCCCTGGGCCGGCGCCGTGCTGGTGCTGGCGGTGGGCGTGCTGGCGCTGTACCGGCTGGTCGGCACGCCGGCGGCGCTGCAGGAAACCGCGGGCGCTGCGCCGCAAAGCTTGGAGCAGGCCGTGGCCCGGCTGCAGGCCGAACTGGAACGCAACCCGGCCCAACCCGAAGGCTGGGCATTGCTGGCCCGCTCGCAGGCCGCGCTGGGCGATCCGGCGGCCGCGCGCGACGCCTACGCCCGCGCCGTGCAGCTGGCCCCGGACGAACCGGCGCTGCTGGTGGACGCGGCCGAAGCGCGTGCGCTGGCCGATCCACAGCGCCGCTTCGACGCGCAGGCCATCGCCTGGCTGCAGCGCGCGCAGGAACTGGACCCGGCCGCCTCGCGCGCGACCTGGTTCCTCGGCGTGGCGCAGCGCCAGGCCGGCGAGCACGCCGAAGCGGCCCGGACCTGGGAATCCCTGCTCGGCTCGGTCGATGCGGCCACCGCGCGCAGCCTGCGCGTGCAGATCGACGCGGCCCGCGCCGACGCCGGCCTGCCGCCCTTGCCGGCCGGCGAAGCGGCCCCCGCCGCACCCGCCTCGGCCAACGCGCTGACGGTGAAGGTGTCGCTGGACCCGGACTTCGCCGAGCGCGTGCGCCTGCGCGGCGACGCCACCGTGTTCGTGATCGCACGCCTTCCCGACGGCCCGCCGATGCCGGTGGCGGTGGAGCGCCACGCGCTGCGGGACCTGCCGCTGCAGGTGGTGCTGGACGATGCCGACAGCCCGATGCCGACGCAGAAGCTGTCGGCGCTGCAGGAGGTCGAGGTGCTGGCGCGCGTGTCGGCCGATGGCAGCGCCAACCGCGGCGAGGGCGACCTGGAGTCGCCGGCGGTGCGCGTCGCCCTGCCCGCTGCGGGGCCGGTGGAACTGGTGATCGGCGCGGGCACCGACCCGGCGCGCTAG
- a CDS encoding amidohydrolase: protein MQDLRISLVQGDTRWHDPAANRDYYAALVAPLAGTTDLVVLPETFTSGFSNDAIDQAEGMDGPTVAWIREQARRLDAAVTGSVQLRTPDAAGASKVFNRLLWATPDGALAHYDKRHLFRYAGEHKRYAAGRERLGVEWKGWRINPQVCYDLRFPVFCRNRYDVERPGQLDFDLQIFVANWPAPRAHAWKTLLRARAIENLCYVAAVNRVGTDGNGLAYDGDSAVIDFLGQPQVETHGSEQVLTTTLSAAALAAHRERFPAMLDADAFELR, encoded by the coding sequence ATGCAGGACCTGCGCATCTCCCTGGTCCAGGGCGACACCCGCTGGCACGACCCGGCGGCCAACCGCGACTACTACGCCGCGCTGGTCGCGCCGCTGGCCGGCACGACCGACCTGGTGGTACTGCCGGAGACCTTCACCAGCGGTTTCTCCAACGACGCGATCGACCAGGCCGAAGGCATGGACGGGCCGACGGTGGCATGGATCCGCGAGCAGGCCCGCCGCCTGGATGCGGCGGTGACCGGCAGCGTGCAGCTGCGCACGCCGGACGCGGCCGGCGCCTCGAAGGTATTCAACCGGCTGCTGTGGGCGACGCCGGACGGCGCCCTGGCGCACTACGACAAGCGCCACCTGTTCCGCTACGCCGGCGAGCACAAGCGCTACGCCGCCGGCCGCGAGCGGCTGGGGGTTGAATGGAAGGGCTGGCGGATCAATCCGCAGGTCTGCTACGACCTGCGCTTCCCGGTGTTCTGCCGCAACCGCTATGACGTCGAACGGCCCGGGCAGCTGGACTTCGACCTGCAGATCTTCGTTGCCAACTGGCCGGCGCCGCGCGCCCACGCCTGGAAGACGCTGCTGCGCGCGCGGGCGATCGAGAACCTGTGCTACGTGGCCGCGGTCAACCGTGTCGGCACCGATGGCAACGGCCTGGCCTACGACGGCGACAGCGCGGTGATCGACTTCCTCGGGCAGCCGCAGGTGGAAACGCACGGCAGCGAGCAGGTGCTGACCACCACGCTGTCGGCCGCGGCGCTGGCCGCGCACCGCGAACGC